GGCGGTTTAATCGACTTCCTTCTATTTGGAGTCCTGCAAGGGAATGAGAAAACTAACTGGTTGCTACAATTGCCTATTGGGTTGATTTGGGGCGTATTGTATTACTTTGTATTCCGTTTTGCAATTACCAAGTTTGATATTAAAACTCCAGGCCGAGATGATGATGAGTTTGAAGATGAGGCTGAGGTTATGAATGAAGGTGGCGAGAGCGAGCTGGAAGCAGATGCAGTGCAGATTATTGAAGCGCTCGGTGGGGCGGCGAATATCGAAGATGTTGACGCCTGCATTACTCGTCTCCGAGTGAGTGTCAAGGATAGTTCGTTAGTTAAGAAAGATGGGCTGACTAAGATTGGTGCAACTGCTGTCTTGGAAGTGAAAGGTGGCATTCAGGCAATTTACGGCGCTAAAGCTGTTTTGTATAAGAGTGTTATTAATGACATCTTAGGAGTAACGGATTAATAAACAGGGAGACTGTATAAGTCTCCCGCTTAAGGTTTTGGTGGTGAAAAAATGCAAAGTAATGAGTCTATTGTGTTATCGATTATTGACAATTACGATAACTTCACGAGTGTGGAAAAGGTAATTGCTGATTATTTTATTGAAAATCGCACGCATGGCGACTTTTCAATAAAAAGTATGAAAGATAATTTGTTTGTTTCTGAAGCGTCGTTATCACGTTTTGCCAAAAAGTGTGGATTCCGCGGATATCGTGAGTTTATTTATAAGTACGAAGAAGGATTTATTAAGACTTCTAATCCTCGTTCAGCAGGGTTTCAGGATGTTTTTAATACCTATCATTTGTTGCTTAATCAGTCGCTGGATATTATTGATGAGGCGCAGATTCGTCGCGTCAGTATGTTGATTGCCGGTGCTGATTATGTGCTAGTATGCGGTATTGGGAGTTCCGGACTTGCTGCTAAAGAAATGAAGCTGCGGTTTATGCGGTTAGGCATTTTAGTTGAGTGCTCGGATCAAAGCGACGAGATGCGAATGCAGGCGGTTATTTTGAGAGCAAACAGTGTCGTTATTGGCATGTCAATCGGTGGCAAAAAAGATGAAATTTTATTTGCATTGAAACAGGCACATAAAAATAATGCTAGGACAGTATTAATCACTGCCAACAATGATGTTGAGTATGACTTTGTTGATGAATTGATTTTGGTGCCATCATTCCGTAATCTTGATTATGGGAATATTATTTCACCCCAGTTTCCGTTGCAAATTGTTGTAGATGTCTGTTATCAATGTTTGCTTGAGCAGGACACGGTTGATCGCGCCCGGGTTCATCAGAAAACAATTGATGTTTTATTGAATAATGAATAATGGTGAAGCAATTATGAAAAAGTTAGTTAGAGAAATAGTTGCCTATGGCGTAGACTATTTAATTTTAAGTGTCTTAATCAGTATTTTTGTGTTCTGTGCCTCAATTTTTACTATCAGCAGTGAGACGCAGAATCAGGCGATGTTGATGTTAGTTTGTG
The Culicoidibacter larvae DNA segment above includes these coding regions:
- a CDS encoding MurR/RpiR family transcriptional regulator, which produces MQSNESIVLSIIDNYDNFTSVEKVIADYFIENRTHGDFSIKSMKDNLFVSEASLSRFAKKCGFRGYREFIYKYEEGFIKTSNPRSAGFQDVFNTYHLLLNQSLDIIDEAQIRRVSMLIAGADYVLVCGIGSSGLAAKEMKLRFMRLGILVECSDQSDEMRMQAVILRANSVVIGMSIGGKKDEILFALKQAHKNNARTVLITANNDVEYDFVDELILVPSFRNLDYGNIISPQFPLQIVVDVCYQCLLEQDTVDRARVHQKTIDVLLNNE